CTATCGTTGCTCGCCACCTGTCACCTCGTCAACGCCCGCTCAACTAACCCTCAACAACTTTGCTAGAGGCGGAGATGGTGGGGGTCCATCGTCATGTGACGGGAAATATCATGATAACAACGAAAGTATAGTGGCATTGTCTACTGGATGGTTCGCGGGACGTTCAAGGTGTGGTAAAATGATACGTATTCGTGCTAATAATGGAAAGACCGTAACAGCTAAAGTAGTTGATGAATGTGATTCTACTATGGGTTGTGATGCGGAACACGCGTTTCAAAGTCCATGCAAAAATAACATAGTGGATGGTTCAATTGCTGTGTGGAGAGCTTTAGGGTTGAATACAAATTTGGGTATAGTTCCTGTCACTTGGTCCATGGTCTAGGTCGGGACGGAGCGATCGTTATAAATTTCGATAGAATTTAATAACTTTATACACCAAATTATATAATAAGCGTGTCATCTTGCATGTAATAAGATGTACATTGGAGTTccttaaaattaataaactatGATATGTCATCTTGCATGTAATAAGATGTACATTGGAGTTccttaaaattaataaactatgatataacaaaaaataatatttatgtggtgatgttcaacttttttttttaatatcatgtCACGATCTTATTGCAAGATCACTTCCTCTAGTTGATAACAGAAGGAAGTCGTCATAATATGTCATTTAACTTGATCTTTATTAGCATTTATATCTGCTTATTTTAGATGTGTAGATATTTAAATTAGTATGAGattgaacaaaaaaatacattcGTTCTATATGGTGTATTTCATGATAATTTGATATCCTACGTGTATTATATCGTATAGAATGTGTATATTATGTCACGAAAGAAATTTCAGGATATATACATTATACACTTATTTTACTGTTGTTATACATGAATATACACTAGTACCGGCATCAAATTGATACATATGAACCATTAGGTAGGTggatatttttaattgattgacTGATAAGAAAAATacgataaataatttatgacgaaaaaataaatattctctcCTAAACAGGACTCCCATCAAAACATTTTCTCCAAAAGAATGAGGATtaaccaaatataaatattatatttttctcattaagTATACTATCgttttttccaaataataaaaagaaacaattgtgattttaaaaatcaaagacAATATGTGAGTTTCTTAACAAATTagttatatttcaaaaacaactatgaaaaatgacaaatgaatTTGCAGTATATGGACAGTTCTAAAAAGTGGACTATTAagttctatttttaattagagaAACTAACATAATTAATCGTTATCAAAATGTTTGAAAGATCTATGACTAAGTATAGAGTCGTGGATAAGTgttatttgatgaaaatatttgtaacttAATTATCCATACTTAGACTATCGACAGatacatgataaatatatatcCACTATATTCtatataaaacttttaaacTTGCATGATTGTCCAACCTTTAAAATGGTCGATATTTTAAGACGATGAAATTAATCCTCTTTGTTTATTTCTAGATCCTTCTTTTTATCGCGTTATGTAATAGACTTATCTTTTTATCGTTCGTTAGAAAAGATCTAGAAATATAACTATCCATTATTgagtaaaaatgaatttattatatcattagCAGCCACTACCTAGAATAGCATACCTCTCTATGGTTTAATTTTCTCCCTAATTACTCTCCTTTTACTTCTTGATTTCCCTAATGTTAATActggaaaaattaattaatttaccagaaatttaatacaaaatatttctaTCTAGTTCCTTTTTTATCTGTTTAAATCATAGTCGATCTCTTTGTCTAATAATAGTTAtccaatataataaaaatgttaCTAGTCCAACCCTATATAAAATTTAGAAggatttcatattattatataacaTAGTGGTTTTCAGGTTAGTTTGTACGTGTACCAAGtaaattttttcatcaaaactAAAACGATGAAGAGAAATTACTTAATATTTTGTGTTTGCTAGAATTTGAACCCGAGACTTCATGGTACTTGATCAACTCTATTTATATCCGAAtgttttttgaaagaaaaaaacaagtaaAACTTAAGTCAAAACtataatttattgtttaatcTTATCTCGATTTAGCTAATTTCAAAGTAAGTAACTTATGAACGAATAAATCATGAGTCACGATATCATTTTTCcctatatatattcatatatttagaCAGTTTTATTCATCCATCAACACTTTCTTACACATATAACCTTTTTCAATCATTACAAAAATAGCCACAATGTCCAATCTAGCCATTCTTTCTCTAATTTTCATCTCTACTTCTAACGCCGTTTCCTAATGTAACGGCCCTTGTAAAACTTGGGACGATTGTGACGGTCAATTAATTTGCATAAACGGAAAATGTAACGATGATCTAACGTTGGAAccaaattttgcaaaaatagCCCTTTGTACAGTGGTAAAAACGGGGGTAGTTTATCATCGTGTGATCagaaatatcataataataacaaaagaataGTAGCATTGTCTACTGGATGGTTCGCGGGAGGTTTAATGTGTGGTAAAATGATAAGTATTCGTACTAATAGTAACAGGAGGATCGTGATAGCTAAAGTAGTGGACGAATGTGATTTTACTATGTATTGTAATGCGAAACATACTTTTCAAATtccatataaaaataacattgtGGATGGTTCCATTGCTGTGTGGAGAGCTTTAGGGTTGGATAGGGTAATGTTACCGTCACTTAGGTCCATGGTCTAGGTCTAGGTCAAGGCCAAGGCAGAGCAATCgttataaatttgataaaattcaataatattatagcttaaattatataattattgaatAAACATGTCATCTTACATGTTATAAGATGTTAATTGGAGTTTCTTAAATATAATGAACTATGATATAATTCCTAACTAATAATTAATGTTCTTTGTTTCATCTCAATTATAcgatatttaattattaaacacGAGAATATGACATTTTGGGGGTCAGATTTATAGAAAGGAAGATAAAATAGGTCATATAAATTGAAGGGTGGAGTACTAATTAATTATGGGAATATACCCCATAGTTATGATTTTCATTTCATCtaccattttaaattttagttgttagtgaaaaaacttacaatataataaaattgcaagattacaattgaaaataaaatgaagaaagtaatctcttcaggctgaggcgcggatatctcactctctttaaggagattcatgCCCACTGCAGctaatgttttcaccggtccagcagtagtcctctttgacttgtcccctccaggatacaacaacctttacaaagtataactcaacaactctggacaagagttgagtccaaagctccacaaaaaaaaacacctcccttcaactaataagaactctctatTAGATTAACTCTTtcactttttgttttctcttataaaTTGTGTGTCTccaaaaccaaatgaagactaccactatttatactacaagaagtcttctaacaatgaataggaagataatggaggtagtaaatagtgaagataatggccttaggagttacataggttacaatggaggttacataggttacaatgagagttacatatgttacatatgttacaatgggagttacataggttacaaagggagtaatggaggaattaagaatgaaatacattgatagataaccaatgctaatggatgatatagaagtcatccattcttataactccaaaataaagcaatttaataggttaaatattaatattaaaatgctaataacctaacaatcccccactcattttaatatttagataagagagtatatcagctgaaggaagactactatgcataatgaaggtgtgctctgcattgaacctccacttagtgaaacagtaacttttactccagagtcgtagtggtctcagacttaaactatgactgcttaagggaaataaaatatcactgctcacacataataatcaaggtgttgacatgagctttaacagccagcacgttatggccatgtgctatcccgatttcatgagtgcatttgagaataagccccattctcataggaagcgacctacttccacacatcacataggtgaaatctgttgagagtgctcctgtaagattaacactccacccatacgagctacagatattcattaagagttttatcaactcaaccttcacaaactacaggaaataatgcactcacatcatagggagggaaaaaaatagtgcattttcacaacaagtcatcatatgattagtttttccctttgaacctggctataggatctctagtccccaggttgggtttcctcatatatgactcaagaatttgtaggcttcaatcccatccccctcgatgtgctccaaacctttttctcttgttaaggcctttgtaagaggatctgcaagattatcacaagatttgacataatcaacattaatggtaccatttgtcaaatacgatcttacattactgtgtttcctccttataggtctggatttaccgttgtaataacggttttgaactctaccaattgcagcggtgctatcacaatgaattaaaataggaggaattgatttttcaaaataaggaatttgaaacaataaatctcttaaccaattcaCTTCCTCACTAGCTAAAGCTAAAacaattagttcagcctccatggtagagttggcaattatagtttgcttttttgatctccaacaaatagcaccaccacctaaagtaaagacataaccagttgtagaacaggaatcacctgacaaagtgttccaatccgcatcacaaaagccttcaagtacagcaggatattttttatagaacaaaccacaatttttcgttccaattaaatatctcataactcttgttatagcatgcCAATGTTCTTTACTTGAATTGCTTGTAAACCtgccaagtactcctactgcatatgcaatatcaggcctagtgcaatcagtcacatatctcaaacttccgattatactagcatattccttttgatttattacatcattttcactttcaacaggaaataagtgaacacttgaatcaaaaggagtagcaacatgcttgcaatcatgaaagttatattttttcaaaattttctcaacataatgtgactggtcaaggaaaatcccctcacatgttcttgttatttttattccaagaataaaatttgtctcaccaagatctttcatatcaaaatggcttctaagaacatttttagcttcatcaataacattcatgttagagccaaagatcaacaagtcatcaatatataggcaaatgatcacatgtgaattattccaagacttatgatataggcacttatcacactcatttgtcttaaaaccattttcaatcatgcaggaatcaaacttttcatgccattgctttggtgcctgttttaagccatatagggatttagtaagtttacatactttgctttcttggcctgcttcaacaaaacactcgggttggtccatataaacttcttcatttaggtctccatttagaaaagcagtttttacatccatttgatgaatttgcaaataaaaaattgcagccatagcaactaaaagtctaatggatgtaattctcgTTACCgaagaaaaagtatcaaaaaattctaggccttctagttgtttaaaaccttttgcaactagcctagcattgtatttatcaatagaaccatccagttttaattttttccttaagacccatttgcaaccaattgttttacaaccccgtggtaaatcaactaacttccaagttttattagaaattagagattccaattcatcatttacagcctctttccagaaaatagaatcatgtgaagataatgcttctttcaaagttagagggtcgttttcaacattaaacacataaaaatcaggaccaaaatctttttctactctagctcttttacttcttcttaactcaaaatcaacaacatctttattttttaaagttgaagtagaagaactaggtagtgacaaaatattttgttcaatcctttgactcactatttttagtatcaaaaggaaatttattttcatgaaaaatagcatcaccagattctactacaatattatcttcaagattaaaaaatctataggttgtactatttgaagcataaccaagaaaagcacaagtagtaactttcttacccaactttgtaatcttgggatccattagcctcacaaagtctagacaaccccaaactcttagatatcccaaacttggcttgtaacctttccacaattcaaaaggtgtcaatttagactttttatgaggcacacgattcaacacataacaagcagttaagatagcttcaccccaaaaatttaaagatgcatgtgactcaattagcatggcattagtcaattcaactaaagttctatttttcctttctgctactccattagacgaaggagagtaaggaggaggagtttcatgaattatttccaatgatctaacaaaagaattaaactcatttgattcatattcacggcctctatcacttctaattttttttatttttcttccaaactgattttcaacctcattgagataagttttgaaattttcaaaagcatcacttttatttttcatcaagtaaacatatgtaaacttagaaaaatcatcaatgaaagtgataaaatatctattacctccacgagttagaattccaccaagttcacaaatatcagtatgaactaattctaacaaatcagtttttctttcaacttgaaaatgaggccttttagtgatcttggctttactacaagcctcacattttttaaaattctgtttaaccattgggattaatcctaaactactcatgattccaacataacgatcattaatatgacacaaacgagcatgccaaaaattagtagaagaaagcatataaacagaagtagaagttttattcatttcaacattcaacttaaacatcccatcacatgcataccccttccccacaaaaatacctttcttcactattacatattgatcagattcaataatttgtttaaagcctgctttattaagaagaaaactagacattaaattttttctcatagaaggagtataaagtacatctttcaatgttaatatccttccagaagtaaaacacaattcaacatctccctttccaagcacttgagtagtgtgagcatcaccaagcatgatagttttgggctcctcaaaatgagtatattttttaaaccagtctttgtcataacagacatgacggtttgcaccagaatcagctcaccatccatcaacattctcaaccatgtttatgtcggtaatcaccgccacaaaaggttcttcggtaacgtttgcctgagggttaggaccacgtttccggaatctgcaaaatcgagcaatatgcccactcttgccacaaacaaagcatgatcccttttcttgaacttgttgattttgtgcttggtgattttcaccattatttttcttgggaggtctaccattatttttcttgaattttttcttcttaggctttaaaaaagtatttttgtgagtttcaggagtagcattattcgaagtaattaaatttaccttcgatgtgatgttgttctcttctgtttgtaaaagtgcatcttggcctCTTGCTTTttcttccatgcggattttcattatcaagctttcaagagaggtttccttttgtttgtgacgcatagttttttgaaattacttccaagaaggtggaagtttatccactatgccacaaacaataaggttatctccaattttaacctcttcggacctaagctctccgacaatcatgatgaagtcttgagcttgatctaccactgatttgttgtccaccatttggaaacgaaaaaatctactagttgcatattttttcgctccagcctcttcggtatcatacttactctgcaatgccttccaaattttctttgcactagagtaagttctatcataataatcataaaaattatcagatagacaattaagaagataataccgacacttataggaatcaccatcgtacttttccactttctctagatgagaaatagtttcatcatcattcatagtggtgatgtcttctttatttggattcttctcgGTTAAAACgtaagaaacattgagaagacttaagtagaaaagtactttacccttccatcttttgaaatggttaccattgaaccgaaatggcttgttaagatctcccatcttgacatccgcggttttttcaattgtagccatgttgaatctccttaaaattgttagtgaaaaaacttacaatataataaaattgcaagattacaattgaaaataaaatgaagaaagtaatctcttcaggctgaggcgcggatatctcgctctctttaaggaaattcaagcccactgcagctaatgttttcaccggtccagcagtagtcctctttgacttgtcccctccaggatacaacagcctttacaaagtataactcaacaactctggacaagagttgagtccaaagctccacaaaaaaaaaacacctcctttcaactaataagaactctctttagactaactctttcactttttgttttctcttataaaTTGTGTGTCTccaaaaccaaatgaagactaccactattcatactacaagaagtcttctagcaatgaataggaagataatggaggtagtaaatagtgaagataatggccttaggagttacataagttacaatgggagttacataggttacaatgagagttacatatgttacatatgttacaaagggagttacatatgttacataggttacaaagggagtaatggaggaattaagaatgaaatacattgatggataaccaatgctaatggatgatgtagaagtcatccattcttataactccaaaataaagcaatttaataggttaaatattaatattaaaatgctaataacctaacaggACCAAAATGATTTAAATCTTTACAAATATAATCACTAATCATTTAATAAAGATGCtttgtctttctttttatttttataagagcTAAAACTAATCAAGGAGGGAAAAGACACAATTTGgaacaataatttaatataacaaaaacttaaaatgttttGACTAGTTTACCACATTCATTCATAAAAGCAATATTCCATAAAAAGAAAGCTATCATGAGttatataaacaaaaagaaagttacAATATGCgctccaaatatttaaaaaaatagcatTTTCTATGTGAGACGTTTCATATAAGATATTTCTTAAAATCAACAAATCACATGAGTTGTATAAATGGGAGAATAATAGTAGGGCCCTACACCCCTAACATAAAGGAGAGCTTTCTCCAAAAAATCTACACTTAACATGAAAGTTCACGCaagatattttataaaaaaatattttttaaaacgaCCTTTGAGTAAATGAAAGAATAACCATCAAACCCCGCACCCCTATTATAAAGGAATGTTTTCATTTAAAGAAAGGCAAGCATATTGCACAAGACATTCATGATCTAATTTACACAGTCAATCAAGTTATGTTAAAACTCCAAGTCatgaaaaatttatcaaaatatatacaaaagacATGATTGATATAGTAACACTGTCTACAACAAGTGCATTTCTTACTTGTATCTGAGAATGATACAATAGGAGCCTTAGCAAAGCTAAAACTATGGTGACATTAAAACCTAGTACTAGAGAAATAACATAATCTACAAACTAaactcctcttttttttttcaccaTTCAATCTACAAAGTCATGAATAATGTGACCTCCAAACTGCTGCCTAAGTCGATGTTCGTGTAGTTGCaactgttgttgttgttgagcagCCTCAGCGTTTTGCCTTAGCCCCAACGTCAACGACACAGCACCAATGTTACCTCCGATTTCAACTCCATTTCTTTGGTGAGGTACAAACCCCATCAACGATCCGTCCATGCTTGATCCATCAGAGATATTGTGACACTCTATCCTCGAACGTTTCTCTTGATTCCTCCACATATGATGATCACTACTACTCTCATCTAATCGTTCCGAGGGTCCTATTCCTCCATGACAGATTTCTTGCTTCTCTGGCATTACTACACCACTCATGTTGAGTAGAACATTACTCAAATGTTGCCCACAGTTCACATGGTTGGTTCGTTCTGTAACGAGCTTATTCACATCCGATTTTCTTGTTGGATCTCCTCCTTTAGTCTCCAACATATGAATCTCTTCAACCATCGGTTTCCATACACGTACACGTGCATTGATGAACCAATTCGAAACCTAATATTCGTGTGTGTAAACTCATGAATACAGAACCAATAAAATCGCCTACTATTATCgttttataaaaacataaatctttACCTGGTTTCTAGTTAAGCCAGTTTGAGAAGCCAACATGTGTTTATCACTATCTGTAGGATACCTACAAGTAATGTAAAGTTTCATTTAAAATAGAGTGTAACAAAACAAGATAAAGTTGAAATGGAACAGAGAGGAAAATTTACGGGTGAAGGAAGTGATCGAAAAGCCAAGCTCTAAGAATAGCCACAGCGCGTTCTGGTAAGCCTCGTTGAGGTCTCCAGACATGTTGTTGTGATTCTAAAAACGCGACCCCAGCTGTACTACCACTTTTCTGTTTGTGTAACGATGTCTGGTCAACGAATTTCAACCTCGATGAATTCCCGTCGCCTTTGTTACTCATACCAGATGCTGGGGAGGGCAAGTCTTCGCCTAACGCTTGCCTTATGTTTTTCAAGTGATCTGTGATGGCGTTCCTCAGTGACTTGAAATGTTGTACGACAGTTTTGAGAGCTAAAGAAATGTACGGGGTTGCTGCACTAAGACCAGCCACGGTTTCAAAAGATGATACAACCATTTGCATTTGCTGATGATACTGTTTGTATCTTTTACAAATCTGTCACACATAAAGAGTACATTTCAGTGTAAATAAAGCGCGATAAGTGAAACAAATAGTAGAAAACATGTCCAATCCCCCAATATTGTCGACATCAAATCGATAGGTAAAACGCGTAGAAGAAAAATTAGCTTACATCAGTATAACACAGTAGAATGATACTTTACAACTTCAAAGTAATGTTTCTTTATATGATGAGATTCTTTAACTTTAATAAAGTTACTTAACACAAACAGCATTTGATTGATAATCATTCTATACAGACACTGTGTCCTTACTTTAAAGAGTAATTACATAAATGCATGATGAGGAACGTCGAGAAGAAGCAAGATATCGTTGTTAAGCCCGAGCAACATTATCTTTGAAAAATTCTTGATGTTGTTTCGAAATTCTTGCAACTATAAGACAACTAAAAGTGTTTCTGATTTATTGGAAGATAACTATGTTGTATACTAAACTAAACATGTATAGCGTAGTTGCACAGGTAAAGGTAACTTGTGTTTAGTGTGTATatgaccttacccctacctaggGAAGCCTCGGGTGATTCAACGGACCCTAAATTCAAGTGATCAAGCAAATGAAGCTAACTAAGCTAACTACGCAACCTTACCCCTTCCTAGGAAATGAAAAGAGGCATTTTCCGATAGACCTTCATCTCAAGTGGTCAAGCAAATTAAGTTAAACGAAGCTTAACAACATAATCACAACTATAGTGTAACCACAAAAGTAAGGGTATGGAGCGTACGCAACCTTACCCTTACCTAGGGAATGCAGAGAGGTATTTTCCGATAGACCTTCAGCTCAAGTAGTCAAGCAAATTAAGTCAAATAAAGCTATAGAGTTAACAAATCATTATCTCCGAAAATGGAAAATGCACGAATAAACAAACCTCTTCCTGCATAAATATAAGCTTTGCCTTCTTCTGCAGATACTCAGGACACACATTTGATTCATTCAAACCACTCGAATCTCcgacaccaccaccaccacctcctGATGAAGACTCAGCAGCAGCATTAACATCACAAGAAACCCTAAAACCATCACGA
The DNA window shown above is from Solanum lycopersicum chromosome 11, SLM_r2.1 and carries:
- the LOC101268644 gene encoding kiwellin, which produces MSNLAILSLIFTIFISTSNAISQCNGPCKTWDDCDGQLICINGKCNDDPNVGTKVCKNSPPSVPSPTPSNTCRPSGTINCNGVHPIYRCSPPVTSSTPAQLTLNNFARGGDGGGPSSCDGKYHDNNESIVALSTGWFAGRSRCGKMIRIRANNGKTVTAKVVDECDSTMGCDAEHAFQSPCKNNIVDGSIAVWRALGLNTNLGIVPVTWSMV
- the LOC101243668 gene encoding BEL1-like homeodomain protein 9 — protein: MSDQVSEFHVAQHSRRERLRITSSEELDIIHQYGNISYDPSVVLSSSEMINFATTTTGTTDVAQNCSNWRSLQHSSCGWNNVTNFNSSGSVIETNNYLSPMFVGGERGVLSGSLNLNSSSIDEKPNFYGGFNELHQSIPDTITSNAEFSSSVLYHDTLQEVVKSATKGNQGVDTRRVGSWIEDESYVDQSRHLYDKSSGLGTNLRTNVSDNSSVQGLALSLAPVPRTNTMQMEKRNNVMVPENFAIAQRSAVPLGPFTGYATILKSSKFLRPAQQLLDELCDLAAGSSNVIKCSNFSKKVRDGFRVSCDVNAAAESSSGGGGGGVGDSSGLNESNVCPEYLQKKAKLIFMQEEICKRYKQYHQQMQMVVSSFETVAGLSAATPYISLALKTVVQHFKSLRNAITDHLKNIRQALGEDLPSPASGMSNKGDGNSSRLKFVDQTSLHKQKSGSTAGVAFLESQQHVWRPQRGLPERAVAILRAWLFDHFLHPYPTDSDKHMLASQTGLTRNQVSNWFINARVRVWKPMVEEIHMLETKGGDPTRKSDVNKLVTERTNHVNCGQHLSNVLLNMSGVVMPEKQEICHGGIGPSERLDESSSDHHMWRNQEKRSRIECHNISDGSSMDGSLMGFVPHQRNGVEIGGNIGAVSLTLGLRQNAEAAQQQQQLQLHEHRLRQQFGGHIIHDFVD